The Chionomys nivalis chromosome 1, mChiNiv1.1, whole genome shotgun sequence sequence CTGCCCCCCAACTATTAGTGTTagactgtgggggggggggaggcttgtGGCTGCCATGCAGGATCCCAGAGCACAGTGTTACAGCAAGAGGGGCTCTGCCCCTGGCACACAGTGACGCCAGCACAGATTGGTATCAGGAAGGTTCATTCTGTCACCTCCGGGATATCCTGTGTGTTGTGGGAAGCCTGAGGCTGGGTGGGTCCTTCCTTACTCTTCTGCCCTGCCAACGTAGCATGGTTCCTAAGGCTGAGCAAGATGCTGTGCAGGAGGTGGAGCTGCAGTTCCTGGGATCTAGTCTGCTTTCCTCAAATGCCACTGAGCTCAGAGGGTGATCAGGAGCACATGGCAACTGTCCCCAGGAAACTCTGGCCTGGaagagtgtggtggtttctctttgcagcccaccttttctctttctctcctaaaAGAGATGGCATGAAATGAGCAAGGTCGATGCTCCCAGGCAGCTCCGTGAGTCTTCTAGGCCCTAGCAGGGCCCCTGTTAGTTTTCCGTCCACCAACTTGGTCTTTAAGGAGAGGCAGGATGTGTGTGGTTTGGGTCAGCATCCTGACGGCACAGGACACACTGGGCTGTGATTCATTCAAAGGGGGAGGGACATGGAAaacaatgtctgtctttaagCTCCAGGAACCAGGAAAATGAGCTGGAAATATGAGTGGTGTGTAATTTTACTAAAATTAACCAGCAAGTTCCCAGGCTTGTTCTGAGCTCTGTGGTATTTTGTATGATGTATCATGCCCAGTGCCAACTGAATGACTTCCTCGGTGTTGAGTCCTGAAGGCCCCTGCTAGTACCCCCTCATTCTGTGCTCCTCTGCATCTCATCATTGAGGTTGTGCTTGGCCATGTAAGAGTGCTGTGGGGATCCAAGATGGTAAGGACTGGTGACCTTGAGGTCCAGGGGATAAGAGATGCTAGCCTGCCTGGGTTGTCTTGCCGTCTGTAGGCTGTCTTCTCAGACTTCCCAGTCCTCCCTGTGCTGTACCCATTGTACCTCCTTTTGTAGCCATTGCCTGCTCCCTGCAATTTCCCGTCCTTGTTAGTGTCTGCTGCTTGAGTACCTGGGAGTGTGGAGTCCATCTGAAGGCTGCGGGTGCCCTGCGGTTCACTGGTCCAGTCTGGCTCCCCGTGAGTCTGCCCGTCCCAGTTGTGCATCTGATGTCTTCCTCCCTGTGCAGGTGGTCTGTAACTCGAGACAGGCAGGACTTTGTCTCCACAAAGCTTTCAGTGCTAGTGTAGGGCGGGCAAAAGCCATCAGCAATGGTGTGGTGGCTTCTGCCCTGAGGGCTCGCACAAGTGCCTGGAATTCGGGGCCAATGTACATTCAGAGAAGCACAATATGGCGGCAGCCTCCCCGGCAGATGGACAGTTGTTGCTACAGCTTAAAGAGTTTGTGGCACAGAGCCAGAAGTAAAAATGGAAAGGCAGTTGGGGACGGGGTTAAGGGAAAAGGTGCTGGCTGCTGTGACTTGAAAGGAGCTCTGTCAAGTCACATTTGCTTAATAAAAAGGTGGCCTTGAGATGAACACAGCAAAGTCggggggtggagggagtggggagcATGTCGGTGTCCTGCAGGGCAGTTTCACAAGAGGCTGTCAGGGGAGAAAGGATGCTGAGTACCCAAGGTGGTGCTGTGTGCCCCATCTTACAGTGTGACGGTCacatgtgtggagtgtgtgtgtgtgcacatgcagagtGCATtgcagtgtgtgtggtgtgtgactaAATATTAGCATATTGCATTTGGCTGGCCCAGCATGCAGGCATGGCTGCTTCCTGCTCAAAGCCCAAGTACACACAGCCCGCTTCCAGGCCAGGCGTGGGCTCTGAAGTCTCCTTTCAATTTTAAAGTGCTTGCTCTGGCACCTGCTTAAAAAGGGACAGACCCTAAGCGGACAGCACTGATGATGGTTCTAGAGTCGGCGGGATGGAGGGAGGACAGAGCTGAGCCTGGAACAGTTTGTGTAAGCTGGGCCTTGTGGGTTCTCATGCTCTGCTCAGGGAAGCTGCTGTCTTCTGCTATGGTTTCTGGGTACAGTGCTGCCGACTCATTGCCGTCTTCTACACTAATAAGAAGCAGACCCATACAGAGGAGGTCACTGGTCATCAGTGGATGAGACAGTCACTTGGCTCCCCACTGTCTTGGTGCCCTATCCGGACAGAGGTGGTAATGGGCACCAGTGTGGCTTCGCATCAGAACTGGCTCAGAGCATGGGTCAGGTTTCTTTGGTCCTCAGCATTCCCATCCTACCTCAATGACCATTGGTGGTCAAACTGAGCACATGAGTTGATCTCGTACATAGcagtgctgcctgcctgcctgcctgcctaagtGACATGCCtgccagaaaggaagaagggaggtcaCAAAGCCAACTTTGGCTCCAAAAGTTGCTTCTCCTACACTTAGGGCCTGGTTCCTCAACTTACCCTTTGGTCCTACTCTTAACATCAGGGTAGGAATGTCTCGGAAACATCAGGGGGAAGTGCATGGCTCCTCCCCAGAGCCCCCTTGCCAGTCATCCCCCTGAGCATGCCCCTGTCTTTCAGGAGTAAGACCGTCAACGGAGACTGCCGCCGAGATCCCCGGGAACGGAGCCGCAGTCCCATTGAGCGGGCTGCAGCCCCGGCTGTGAGCTTGCATGGTGGCCACCTGTACGCATCCCTCCCTGGCCTCATGGAGCAGCCTCTTGCACTGACTAAGAATAGTAGTGACACCGGCCGGTCGGCTGTGGAGCGGCAGCAGGTGTGTATGTCGTTAAGTCAAGCAGCATGGTTGGTTCTCTTCTGGAGATGACCAGGTCAGGCTGGGTGTAGGGGACCATGAGCTGCATGGAAACCCTAAGTGGAAGTCCTGAAGTTGAAGGGACTTGGGTTCTTCCATTCTAAGGCTTCGCTGCTTTGCAAAGTACAGGGTTGATCTTGATGAGGGAGCTCCTTCCTCCTTGTGTcgttcccccccccaccccccgccccttTCCCTGGCACTCTGATAGGCCTGTGCTTACCCAGTACTGTTTCACAAAGTTAAATGTCAGTGGCTTTATTTTGGGTTTGCATCTTATAAAGTCACTGGTCACAAACCTGTGATTAGTAGGACACAggctcttttttattattactgaagaaaaaaagttCGTTCTTTcggggagagggggatttgagacagggtttttctggtgtagtctcagctgtcctggaactcactctgtagaccaggctgaccttgaactcaagctCACTTAGATCTGCTTACCtccggagtgttgggattaaatgcatgcaccaccattgcctggcaaaattattactttttaaaaaacaaggccAGGTCTAGTAATTCAGATTTATAATATAgttacttgggaggttgaggcaggaggattacaagttcaaggcaacttcataagaccttgtctcacaaagaGCAGGAAGGTAGAGGGATGCTGAGGACATGAGCGCTTGTCTTACCTtagcaccacacccagcaagccccagagacaACAAAGGGTGAGGCTTCTGACAGAAACTGTGTGAAGAGGCTTTGAAAGCACAGAGACTGTGTGCAGCTCTTTGTGATCCATGCTGGGCCTGCGGTTCCTAGGTTCCCAGTGGGTGTTTGTGCACTCATTGACAAGGAGGAAGGGGCCTGGCCCTGGGTGGATGCTGTGTGTCAGGGGCGGCTCACCTGCAGGTGCTAGGGGTAGGGACCCCAGTGCATCTAGTCTTTCCTCCTGGACCTGCTATTTGGAGCACAGTGGGCTCCATGAGCAACTGAGCTGGGCCCTCTGGCAGCAGCTGCTCAGCCTCATCAGTGGATGAAGAGGAGCTGACTTATTCTCCCTCCTGCAGAACCGGCCCTCCGTGATCACCTGCGCATCTGCAGGCGCCCGCAACTGCAACCTCTCTCACTGCCCCATCGCGCACAGTGGCTGTTCTGCACCTGGGTCTGCCAGTTACCGAAGACCACCCAGTGGTGAGTTTTCCACCAAAGCCTGGTGCATGTGGGAACCCTGGATTAAGCTGTGAGCTGTAACTTCTCTCCCTAAAATTCACTTAGTGTGCAGTTTAAAAACACTGCTGTTGAACACACGTATACCTTGAATTGGCCATGCCTTGGGTGGGAAGGAATTAGGGACATTAAGTCCCTGGCCCCTCGGGGCTTCAGATGACAGAAGATAGGCTCCACCATTGTCATTTAGTACCATAAAGACACTCTGGATTCACCTTCCACCCAGGGTGCTTAAGTGCCACTGACTAGGGTCCCCTGGCCCACTGATGCAGCCACCTCTCCTCTGATCCGCCCTCTGCAGCAACTGCCACCTGTGACCCTGTGGTGGAGGAGCACTTCCGCCGGAGCCTGGGCAAGAACTACAAGGAACCAGAGCCAGCACCCAACTCGGTGTCTATCACTGGCTCTGTGGATGACCACTTTGCCAAAGCACTAGGTGACACATGGCTTCAGATCAAAGCGGCCAAGGACAGCGCTTCCAGCAGCCCAGAG is a genomic window containing:
- the Vgll4 gene encoding transcription cofactor vestigial-like protein 4 isoform X1 is translated as MLFMKMDLLNYQYLDKMNNNIGVLCYEGEASLRGEPRMQTLPVASALSNHRTGPPPISPSKRKFSMEPGDKDLDCENDHISKMSRIFSPHLSKTVNGDCRRDPRERSRSPIERAAAPAVSLHGGHLYASLPGLMEQPLALTKNSSDTGRSAVERQQNRPSVITCASAGARNCNLSHCPIAHSGCSAPGSASYRRPPSATATCDPVVEEHFRRSLGKNYKEPEPAPNSVSITGSVDDHFAKALGDTWLQIKAAKDSASSSPESASRRGQPASPTAHMVSHSHSPSVVS
- the Vgll4 gene encoding transcription cofactor vestigial-like protein 4 isoform X2; this encodes METPLDVLSRAASLVHADDEKREASLRGEPRMQTLPVASALSNHRTGPPPISPSKRKFSMEPGDKDLDCENDHISKMSRIFSPHLSKTVNGDCRRDPRERSRSPIERAAAPAVSLHGGHLYASLPGLMEQPLALTKNSSDTGRSAVERQQNRPSVITCASAGARNCNLSHCPIAHSGCSAPGSASYRRPPSATATCDPVVEEHFRRSLGKNYKEPEPAPNSVSITGSVDDHFAKALGDTWLQIKAAKDSASSSPESASRRGQPASPTAHMVSHSHSPSVVS
- the Vgll4 gene encoding transcription cofactor vestigial-like protein 4 isoform X4, whose translation is MIKVRSKTVNGDCRRDPRERSRSPIERAAAPAVSLHGGHLYASLPGLMEQPLALTKNSSDTGRSAVERQQNRPSVITCASAGARNCNLSHCPIAHSGCSAPGSASYRRPPSATATCDPVVEEHFRRSLGKNYKEPEPAPNSVSITGSVDDHFAKALGDTWLQIKAAKDSASSSPESASRRGQPASPTAHMVSHSHSPSVVS
- the Vgll4 gene encoding transcription cofactor vestigial-like protein 4 isoform X3 → MQTLPVASALSNHRTGPPPISPSKRKFSMEPGDKDLDCENDHISKMSRIFSPHLSKTVNGDCRRDPRERSRSPIERAAAPAVSLHGGHLYASLPGLMEQPLALTKNSSDTGRSAVERQQNRPSVITCASAGARNCNLSHCPIAHSGCSAPGSASYRRPPSATATCDPVVEEHFRRSLGKNYKEPEPAPNSVSITGSVDDHFAKALGDTWLQIKAAKDSASSSPESASRRGQPASPTAHMVSHSHSPSVVS